A genomic segment from Polyangium mundeleinium encodes:
- a CDS encoding IPT/TIG domain-containing protein: MPPRLCYHARRKGVSGVMMATFGLGKIVLYAGDPEAVSAFYARAAGLSFDRVEGTRRYESMSTGGTSLVVDLALEPLPRGRRECALSLRVPNLQAVASSLREDGIDVGPILERPSGVFASLKDPDGRDVELWEPRAKPVSVAPPPLVDKPTLATQEPARIAPPPLPPPPVPLPSDLSALVETPAPGETPAIVDKPAIVAPPALVEVPPVRLEMHSALDLEKEAAAATESATKAEGEDAATEKKRGTEPPPPPPMMGAPGPVVTAARPAKVSTQGGTKISLYGANFADGCRVLVDGDDCTNPKRLDDFTLEIEAPQHAPGSVEVVIENPDGQRSVIQIVYDEGPSIERFSPLEGSPRGDTEVVVEGRNFEEGCRVTFFGNRAPEVIFESPSRIRFVTPPQEQLFHGELRVTNPDGLSALAAELFTYRLATPYVREVSPASGLVGGSKRVAVTGVDFHPQCVARLGGKQATVTFRSAESLELVTPRANEPGLVDLEIENPDGQVTKLEGAFTYEAEPTPPLLVEVRPDRGYCAGGQTIRLVGDNFEADTVVRIGEVRAISRTRSRHEIEVELPQRTQPGLVAIELVDRFGVVVRREDVFTYESRPAPRVDGVTPRNGPMVGGTKIVLEGDYFDEHVFVRIGGQAPKRAVVRSTTTIEAVTPPSRASGFVDIEVGRGDAGNTVVKNAFRYDPSPAPAIDSVAPNKGSVEGGTEVSIEGKNFVAESAVLFGGKPAQRVKFVSASTLEVKTPPGKNGEMVDVVVRNPDGKEAVTKRAFLYDARYRS, translated from the coding sequence ATGCCCCCGCGGCTCTGTTACCATGCGCGGCGAAAGGGCGTTTCGGGTGTGATGATGGCAACGTTCGGGCTCGGCAAGATCGTCCTCTACGCAGGGGACCCCGAAGCCGTGAGCGCCTTTTATGCGCGCGCCGCGGGGCTCTCGTTCGATCGGGTGGAGGGGACACGGCGCTACGAGTCGATGAGCACGGGCGGGACCTCGCTCGTCGTCGACCTCGCGCTCGAACCCCTCCCGCGAGGCCGCAGGGAATGCGCGCTCTCGCTGCGCGTGCCAAACCTCCAGGCCGTCGCGTCGAGCCTGCGCGAGGACGGCATCGACGTGGGCCCGATCCTCGAAAGGCCCTCGGGCGTCTTCGCGTCGCTCAAGGACCCGGACGGGCGTGACGTCGAGTTATGGGAGCCCCGCGCCAAACCCGTGAGCGTCGCGCCGCCGCCGCTCGTGGACAAGCCGACGCTGGCCACGCAGGAGCCCGCGCGTATCGCGCCGCCCCCGCTCCCGCCCCCGCCGGTGCCGCTGCCGTCCGATCTGTCGGCGCTGGTGGAGACGCCTGCGCCCGGGGAGACGCCTGCGATCGTCGACAAACCCGCGATCGTCGCGCCGCCCGCCCTCGTGGAGGTGCCGCCGGTGCGCCTGGAGATGCATTCGGCGCTCGACCTCGAAAAGGAGGCAGCGGCAGCGACCGAGAGCGCGACGAAAGCCGAAGGCGAGGACGCCGCCACCGAGAAGAAGCGCGGGACCGAGCCACCTCCGCCGCCGCCGATGATGGGCGCGCCGGGGCCGGTGGTCACCGCGGCGCGGCCGGCGAAGGTCTCGACCCAAGGCGGCACGAAGATCTCGCTTTACGGCGCGAACTTCGCCGACGGCTGCCGCGTGCTCGTCGACGGCGACGATTGTACGAACCCGAAGCGGCTCGACGATTTCACGCTGGAGATCGAGGCGCCGCAGCACGCGCCGGGGTCGGTCGAGGTCGTGATCGAGAACCCCGACGGGCAGCGCTCCGTCATCCAGATCGTGTACGACGAGGGGCCGTCGATCGAGCGGTTCTCCCCGCTCGAAGGCTCGCCGCGCGGCGACACCGAGGTCGTGGTCGAAGGCCGCAACTTCGAGGAGGGCTGCCGCGTCACGTTTTTCGGAAACCGCGCGCCCGAGGTCATCTTCGAGAGCCCCTCGCGCATCCGGTTCGTGACGCCGCCGCAGGAGCAGCTCTTCCACGGCGAGCTGCGCGTGACGAACCCCGACGGCCTCTCCGCGCTCGCGGCCGAGCTCTTCACCTATCGGCTCGCGACGCCGTACGTGCGCGAGGTCTCGCCCGCGTCGGGCCTCGTCGGCGGCTCGAAGCGCGTCGCCGTGACGGGCGTCGATTTCCATCCGCAATGCGTGGCGCGCCTCGGCGGCAAGCAGGCGACCGTCACGTTCCGCAGCGCCGAGTCGCTGGAGCTCGTGACGCCGCGGGCAAACGAGCCGGGCCTGGTGGACCTCGAAATCGAGAACCCCGACGGGCAAGTCACCAAGCTCGAAGGCGCCTTCACGTACGAGGCCGAGCCCACGCCGCCGCTGCTCGTCGAGGTGCGCCCCGACCGCGGCTATTGCGCGGGCGGGCAGACGATCCGGCTCGTCGGTGACAATTTCGAGGCGGATACGGTGGTGCGCATCGGCGAGGTGCGAGCCATTTCGCGGACGCGCTCGCGGCACGAGATCGAGGTGGAGCTGCCGCAAAGGACGCAGCCGGGCCTCGTCGCGATCGAGCTCGTCGACAGGTTCGGCGTCGTCGTGCGCCGCGAGGATGTGTTCACGTACGAATCACGCCCGGCGCCGCGCGTCGACGGCGTCACGCCGCGCAATGGCCCCATGGTCGGCGGCACGAAGATCGTCCTCGAAGGCGACTATTTCGACGAGCACGTGTTCGTGCGGATCGGCGGGCAAGCGCCGAAGCGCGCCGTCGTCCGCTCGACCACGACGATCGAAGCCGTGACGCCGCCGTCGCGCGCGTCGGGGTTCGTCGACATCGAGGTCGGTCGCGGCGACGCGGGCAACACGGTCGTGAAGAATGCGTTCCGCTACGACCCCTCGCCCGCCCCCGCGATCGACTCCGTGGCGCCGAACAAAGGCTCGGTCGAGGGCGGCACCGAGGTCAGCATCGAAGGGAAAAACTTCGTCGCCGAGTCGGCCGTGCTCTTCGGCGGCAAGCCAGCTCAGCGCGTCAAGTTCGTCTCGGCCTCGACACTCGAGGTCAAGACGCCGCCGGGCAAGAATGGCGAGATGGTCGACGTCGTCGTGCGCAATCCCGACGGCAAAGAGGCCGTGACGAAGCGTGCGTTCCTCTACGACGCGCGGTACCGTTCCTGA
- the tesB gene encoding acyl-CoA thioesterase II: protein MTRVLTELIELLSLERIETNLFRGQSQDLGWGQVFGGQVLGQALSAAAQTVPPERQVHSLHAYFLRPGDARKPIVYDVDRIRDGQSFTTRRVVAIQNGQPIFNMSASFQIEEEGLDHADSMENVPGPDGLSSQREIWSRLAHKIPEPFRTRAVAEQPIEIRHVSPIDPFHPEKKEAHEAIWIRAAGALPDDPALHRYLLAYASDHAFVTTALRPHGVTWFDFSMQVASIDHVMWFHRPFRMDDWLLHVIHSPSASGARGLVRGSVFSRDGRLVASTAQEGLLRRRTRG, encoded by the coding sequence ATGACCCGCGTGCTGACCGAGCTGATCGAGCTGCTCTCGCTGGAGAGGATCGAAACCAACCTGTTTCGGGGCCAGAGCCAGGACCTCGGCTGGGGCCAGGTCTTTGGCGGTCAGGTACTCGGCCAGGCGCTCTCGGCCGCCGCGCAGACCGTGCCCCCCGAGCGCCAGGTCCATTCGCTCCACGCGTACTTCCTCCGCCCCGGCGACGCGCGCAAGCCGATCGTCTACGACGTCGATCGCATCCGCGACGGACAGAGCTTCACGACCCGCCGCGTGGTGGCCATCCAGAATGGCCAGCCCATCTTCAACATGTCCGCCTCTTTCCAGATCGAGGAGGAGGGATTGGACCACGCGGACAGCATGGAGAACGTCCCCGGTCCGGACGGGCTTTCGAGCCAGCGCGAGATCTGGAGCCGCCTGGCGCACAAGATCCCCGAGCCTTTCCGTACCCGCGCCGTCGCCGAGCAGCCGATCGAGATTCGCCACGTGAGCCCGATCGATCCCTTTCATCCGGAGAAAAAAGAGGCCCACGAGGCCATCTGGATCCGCGCGGCCGGCGCCCTGCCCGACGATCCGGCGCTGCACCGGTACTTGCTCGCGTACGCGTCGGACCACGCCTTCGTCACGACGGCGCTACGCCCCCACGGCGTCACGTGGTTCGATTTCTCGATGCAGGTCGCCAGCATCGATCACGTGATGTGGTTCCACCGGCCTTTCCGGATGGATGACTGGCTCTTGCACGTGATCCACAGCCCGTCGGCGTCGGGGGCCCGTGGGCTCGTGCGGGGCAGCGTCTTTTCGCGAGATGGTCGGCTCGTCGCGTCCACCGCCCAGGAAGGGCTTTTGCGTCGGCGAACGCGGGGGTAG